CCTGCTGTAAGACCAGAGAAAAAGAAAAACAAATTTCCTGCTAATGAAGTAGAAAAACGTTTAGAAATTTGTAAAATCGTAAAACGTTCTTGTGAACAAGGTTTAATGATAAGTTCTTATGGCACAGTTTCTATGCGTTGGAAAAACAACGATTTTTTAATTACACCAACCAATATAAATCGTTGGGATTTAAAAATTGAAGACATTGTTCAAATTAAAAAAGGCAAAAGAGAATTAGGCAAAACACCAAGTAGAGCAACGTATTTACATGAAGAAATCTACAAAAATAATCCTGAAATAAACTCTATTATAATGACGCAATCTCCTTATTTAATGGCGTTTGCAGTTACAGGAGAATATTTAGATGTAAGAACAATACCAGAAAGTTGGATATTTTTACAAGATATCCATGCTGTGAAATTTGGCACACATTTTAAAAATAATGTTGATAAAAAAATCACAGAGAATTGTAACACAGCTTTAATTATAGAAAACGATTCTATAATTATTACTGGTGATAAATTACTGCAAACTTTCGATTATTTAGAAGTGGCAGAATTTAGTGCAAAATCTATTGTATTAGGAAATTCTCTTGGAGAAATGGTGCCTATTAATGATGATCAAGTAGAGGAATTAAGAGCAAAATTTTTATCATAAAAATAAATTATGGCAATAAAAATAGATACACGTTACCCATCAATTGATGATTTAAGAAATAAAGCACGTAAAAAAATACCAAAATTTGCTTTCGAATATTTAGATGGTGGTTGTAATGAAGATGTAAACCTACACAGAAATACATCTGAATTAAGAGAAGTGCAATTAAAGCCTAATTACTTAAGAAATCATGGAGGCTCATCAACCAAAACAAAATTATTTGGTATTGATTATGATGCTCCTTTTGGAATTGCTCCTGTTGGTTTACAGGGTTTAATGTGGCCAAATTCTCCAGAAATTTTAGCAAAAGCTGCTTTTGAGCATAACATTCCTTTTATTTTAAGCACTGTTACCACTACAAGTATAGAAAGAGCTGCTGAATTAACGGAAGGTAAAGCCTGGTTTCAGTTGTATCATCCTACAGAAGACAGTTTAAGAGATGATATTTTAAAAAGGGCAGCAGCTGCAGAATGTCCAGTTTTGGTTATACTGTGTGATGTACCAAGTTTTGGGCATAGACCTAGAGATATTAGAAATGGTTTAGGGATGCCACCAAAAATGAATATAACTAACATTTTAGAGGCATTTATACATCCTCATTGGAGTTTACAAACACTTAAACATGGAATTCCGAGTTTTGCCAATTTAAAACCATATATGCCAAAAGGTTTGGATTTAAAACAGTTAGGTAAATTTATGGATCAAACTTTTTCTGGACGTTTAAACGAAGAAAAAATAAAACCGATTCGCGATATGTGGAAAGGTAAAATCGTTTTAAAAGGTGTAGCCTCTCATTACGATGCAGAACAAGCAATTCGTTTAGGTTTAGATGGAATTATTGTTTCAAATCATGGAGGAAGACAATTAGATGCTGGTGAATCTACCATAAAACCTTTAAAGTCAATTGCAGAAAAGTATGGTGATCAAATAGAAGTAATGATGGATAGTGGAATACGTTCTGGTGTTGATGTTGCTAGATCTTTAGCCTCTGGTGCAAAGTTTACATTTATGGGGCGTTCTTTTATGTACGGAGTTGCTGCTTTAGGAAATAAAGGAGGTGATCATACAATATCATTATTAAAGACAGAGTTGCAACAGGTTATGGAGCAAATTTGCTGCGAGAGGGTAGAGGATTTTCCAAATCACTTAATATAATCAACCAAAAAACAAATTTATGAGTCAAGTAAGTATAGAACAAAGCCAAATAGAGGAAATTGCTGGTGGTGAATTTGAAAGAGAACCTGTACCAAAATCCAAACTAAAAGGTTGGAAAAGTTTTATAGGTATGTATGCAGGAGAGCATGCTGCAGGAACCGAATTTATGATTGGTCCACTTTTTTTAACAGCTGGCGTTAGTGCTTTTGATTTAATTGTAGGTTTGCTTATTGGAAATCTTTTAGCAGTTTTAAGCTGGCGATTTTTAACGGCAGAAATTGCTGTTAAAAATAGATTGACATTATATTTTCAGTTAGAAAAAATTTGTGGAAAAAAATTAGTTACTGGCTATAATTTAGCAAACGGAATTTTATTCTGCTTTTTAGCAGGCTCTATGATTACAGTTTCTGCAACAGCAGTAGGTATTCCTTTTAATATGCCAATGCCAAAGTTAGATGATACTTTACCAAATGGAATGACATGGATTATTATTGTAATTGCAATTGGTGCAGTAATTTCTATAATTGCAGCAAGAGGTTATGATACAGTTACAAAAGCAGCAAATTGGATGTCTCCTTTTATCGTTTTGGCTTTTGTAGCATGTGGCATTGTAGCTTTAAGTCAATTAGGTGTAGATAGTTTTTCTAAATTCTGGGCAATTTGGGGCGAAGGTGGTGAACCTTTTCCTGGGCAAACAAAATTTACGTTTTGGCACGTTGTTATTTGGTCTTGGTTTGCGAATGGTGCTATGCATATTGGTATGTCTGATCTATCTGTTTTTAGATTTGCTAAAGAAGCTAAAGCAGGTTGGGCAACAGCAGCAGGTATGTATGTAGGGCATTATATGGCCTGGATTGCAGCAGCACTATTATATGCAGTGTATTTAAAATCTCCAGAAGCTTTATCTTTTCTTGATAATGGAAATGCACCACCTGTTGCTCCTGGACCAATGGCTTACAATGCAATTGGTGTTTTCGGAATTATAGCCGTAGTTTTAGCAGGTTGGACAACTGCAAACCCAACTATTTATAGAGCAGGTTTAGCTTTTCAAGCAATTTTACCAAAATTATCAACTGCAAAAGTTACTATTTTAGCGGGTGCAGTTGCTACAATTGCAGGCTTATTTCCAGCATTTGCAATGAAATTATTAGGTTTTGTAGCTTTATACGGATTTATTTTAGCGCCATTTGGGGCGATTATCGTTTTTGAACATTTCTTCCATAAAAAAGCTGGAATTATTAAAAACTATGCAGAAAAAGCAAACTTATCTTTTAATGGCTCAGTGTTTTTAGCTTGGGCAATAAGTTTTGGAATCTTCTATTTTATCTCAGTGCAGTTTAATGTTTTCTTATCTTTTGTAACCTTACCTGCATGGATTTTATGTGGTGTGTTATTCTTATTTTTTAGCAAGTATCTTCAGAAGAAATAAGCATTGTAATTATTCACGATTTTTTTTCGAAAAGAAAGTTTACGATCGACTTCATAAAAAAGCTTCTTTTTTATGAGTGAAAAACTCTTTTACTACGATACTTTTTTAATAAAACAAAACTCGAAACGTACGTTTCGAGTTTTGTTATGTATGCAGAGTTATAAAAGCTTTTTAATTTTCTTTAGTAGATTCTGTATTTTTTAAAACCTCTTTTTCGGTTTTTTCCCAAGAATTTTTTTCTCTTATTCTTTTATAAAGTTTGATACCTAGCATCATTAAAATACCAAAAAGGATAATACCCACAACTCCCCAAATCCAATTTATGGCGCTTTTTACAGTAACTAAAAAAACTACTGCAAAAAGTATTATTGTCGAAATCTCATTGAAAATTCGTAACTTAAATGCTGAGTATTTTATAATATCTCTCTGAAGTTTGCTATAAATATTCTGGCAAAATCCGTGGTAAAAATAAAGTGCAAATACAAAGGCTATTTTTACCAGCATCCAAGGTTGAGATAAATAAAATGGATTTTGAATCAACATCCAAATACCAAAAATACTTGCTAGTATTGCTGATGGCCAGGTAATAATATACCAAAGGCGTTTGCTCATCAACTTATATTGCGTTTGTAAAATGGATTTTGCAGGTTCTAACTTATCTTCTGCTTCAGTTTGATAAATAAACAACCTAGGTATGTAAAACAAACCAGCAAACCAAGTAACTACAAAAATAATATGTAACGCTTTTACGTATAAAAAATCCATAAATTTTATGTTTCGTTTTGAGGTTTTGAAAAATTAAGCGAAAAATTTTTTCGTTAATTCCCAAAGTTTTGCATTTTTTTCAACTACCAACTACCAACTACTAACTACCAACTGCTGATTTACTCTTCAATCCAATTAACTAAAACGTCTACCCAATCATCATTATCATTAATACAAGGAATTGCGTAAAACGCTTCACCACCAGCTTCTAGAAATTCTTCTTTACCTTCCATGGCAATTTCCTCTAAGGTTTCTAAACAGTCAGATACAAATGCGGGTGTAACAACGGCTAGTTTTTTAACACCTTCTTCTGGATATTTTTCTAGCATTTTATCTGTATAGGGTTGCAACCATGGATCTCCAGCCAATCTAGATTGAAAAGAAACAAAATATTGATGTGGTTGTAAATCTAAATATTCTACAACTTGTTTTGTAGTTTCATAACACTGGTGCTTGTAGCAAAATTCGTGTGCAGCAGAACTGGTTTTACAGCACTCAAAATTTACGCTATCATTAGGTTTACAGTGGCTTTTTGTAATGTCAGATTTTCGAACATGTCTTTCTGGAATTCCATGATAAGAAAACAGTATTTTATCCCATTCTTTTCCTTCTAAATGATTTTTAATACTATCTCCTAAAACTTTTATATAATCTTTTTTATGATAAAATGCAGGAATATGGTTAAATTTCATATGAGGGAAAAACTCTGCTCTCAATTCTTCTGCCAATACTAAAATTGTATCGGTTGTGGCCATGGCATGTTGTGGATACAAAGGCACAATTAAAACATCTGTTACACCTTTGTCATGCAGTTCTTGTAACCCCATTTTTATAGATGGTGTTCCATAACGCATTGCTAATGCAACAGGCAATTCTGTTTTCTTTTGTACTTTATCTAACAATCTTTCAGATAAAACAATTAAAGGCGAACCTTCATCCCACCAGATTTTTTTATAAGCTTTGGCTGATTTTTTTGGTCTCGTATTTAAAATAATTCCTCTAACCAAGATGGTTCTTAGCCATTTTGGAGCGTCAATTACTCTTTCGTCCATTAAAAATTCATCCAAATACTTTCTTACATCTTTGGTTGATGTGCTTGCTGGTGATCCTAAATTTACTAATAAAACTCCTTTCATTATTGAGGTTTAAATATTTAAAGTTCAAGGTTTCAAGTTTAAAACTTCAAACTATTTTTTAATATTTTTATTTTCTTACAATTTACTTATTCCCTTTTGTAAGGTTAGGATGGGCTTTTATCTGATTCGTAACTTCAAACAACGTAATCGCTAAACTATGTATTACGTTCATGCTCGAGTTTCTGCCATACATTGGTATTGAAATTGTATAATCTACTAGATTTACATTTTCAATTCCATTTCGTTCGCTACCCAAAAGTAGTACGATTTTTTCATGATTTTTAAAATTAAAATCTTGAATATTGATGCTTTTATCAGTAATTTCTATACCAATAATTGTATTTCCTTCTTCTTTTAAACTGTTGATTAGAGAGCTAAAATTGTTATAGTATCCGTGGTCAGTTTGATTGATGGTATTTCTAGCAGTATTAATTACTTTTCTGTTTTCAATGGATGGTGAATTTTCATGAAAATAAATTTTCTCTACGCCAAAACTTTCAGAAATTCTAAAACACATGCCAATATTTTCGGGTGTCCTAATAGCATCGCAAACAATCGTAATCGGAAACTTTTGTTGTATATTTTCTACATTTTCGTGTGATAGCTGTTTCAAATTCTCTATTTTTTCTAACTTCTAACTTCTAACTTCTAACTTCTAACTTCTAACTTCTAACTTCTAACTTCTAACTTCTAACTCTGCAAACTCATTACATATTTTTTTGGTGTTGTGCCGAATTTCTTTTTAAAAGCTGCAATAAAATGACTTGATGTGCTGTACCCAACCTGCAAACCAACTTCGTTTACATTATATTGATTTGTTTCTAGCAATCTTCGTGAATGTTCCATTTTATAATCGAACAGGAAACTATAAACTGTATCACCATAAATTTGTTTAAAACCTTCTTTTAATTTTTTGATGTTCAAGCCAATTTCGTTTGCTAATTCTTGCAAACTTGGTGGTTCTGCCATTCTAGAAATAATAATTTCTTTCGCTTTTCTAATTTTTAAAACATTTTGTTCATCAACCAAAAAAGGACAATATTCACCTTCTGCAGTTTCATCTTTCTGAAAATGTAAACTCAATAATTCGTAAACTTTACCTTTAACATATAATTCTCTAATAGAACTATTAATGTTTGAGTTGATAATTTGCTGCAAAACTATGCCAACTGTAGGTTTTATTTCGGCATCATCATAGTATTTTTTGTTGCTATTTTCGTTGCTTAGAAAAGGGATATAGCCAGATTCTTTAGAAAATAAAGAATGGAATTTTTCAATAGAAATTAAAATAGAAAGTAAGGTTGTTTTTGGTTGAATTTCTAAGTTTATAGGTAAAACTCTTTGAGGATTGTATAATAAAATTGATCTGTTGTCTAAAACATCAAAAGAATAAGAACCATCGTTAAATAAAAATTTAGAATTACCTCGCAAACAAAAGTGCATTTGTATGAAAGTGCTATTAATTTCGCGTTCAAAATTCAAAATTTCATTGCTTTCATTCTGAAAATGAAGTACATAAAACCCTTTTTCAAGTGTTATTTCATCTACAGTACTTTCTCCGACATTTTTAAACATAAAAAATAAATTTAATCAATGTGTTTTTATTTAGAACGGTTCTATATAAAATCTTTGTAAAACCTTATCACACAACAAAAATAGGGATTCCAGTGGGTTTATTTATTAAAAAATTACTAAAAAACATAGAACGTTACTAAAAGTACTTTCAGCGATGTTTTTTTATAAATTTAGTTTTTATTTTTGTGCGATCTTAACAATGTATGAAAGAACTAGGGCAAGAGCACTTTTACAATATTGGCGTCAGTTATAAAAAAGCAGATGCAGAAACGCGTGGTAAATTTTCTGTTTCTAAAGAAAACCAAATTGCACTTTTAAAAGAAGCAAAAAATAAAGGGATTTCTGGAGTTTTTATAATTTCTACCTGCAACAGAACAGAAATTTTTGGTTTTGCAAACAGACCTTGTTTGTTAATAGAATTATTATGCGATTTTTCTGAAGGAACTCCAAAAGAATTCTCTTCATTTTCTCATGTATACCAAGACCAACAGGCTATTAATCATTTATATAGAATTGGTACAGGTTTGGATAGCCAAATTTTAGGAGATTATGAAATTGTTGGGCAATTAAGGCAAGCTTTTAAATTAGCTAAAAAAACAAAAACGGTAAATGCTTATTTAGAAAGATTGGTAAACAGTGTTTTACAAGCGAGTAAAAAAGTTAAAAATCAAACGAAGTTAAGTTCAGGAACTACTTCAGTTTCTTATGCAGCAGTTCAGTACATTATCAAAAATATTCCAAATTATAATAACAAGAATATTCTTGTATTTGGTTTGGGGAAAATGGGGAAACATACTTGCAAAAACTTATCAGAATATACAAAAAACAAGCAAGTTACTCTAATAAATAGAACGTTAGAGAAAACAACAGCGTTTGTGAAAGAACACAGTTCAATTCGACAAGCTGCTATAGAAAATTTAACTGAAGAAGTAGCAATTGCAGATGTTTTAGTAGTTTCTACAGGTGCAGAAAAGCCTACAATCACTAAAAAACATCTTACAGAAAATAAAGAACTTTTAATTTTAGATTTATCGATGCCAGAAAATGTTGCACACGATGTTCAAGATTATAAAAATATTTCTTTAATTAATGTAGATGAACTTTCTAAAATAACTGATGAAACCCTAGCAGTTCGTTTGGCAGAAGTGCCAACAGCAGAAAATATAATTGCTACGCATAAAGCAGAATTCAACGATTGGTTAAATCATAGAAGGTTTACACCAGCAATTGCTGCACTTAAATTATCACTAGAAAATATTAAAAACGACGAAATTAACTTTCAGAAGAAAAAAATTTCTGGTTTTGATGAATATCAAGCAGAAATACTAACTTCACGTTTAATTCAAAAAATAACTACTCAATTTGTAAAGCATTTAAAAGATGATAACACATCTGTAACTGAAAGTATAGATGTTATACAAAAAGTGTTTCAATCTTAACCAAAACATAATGCAAAAAATAATTAGAATAGGAACTCGCGAAAGTCAATTGGCTCTTTGGCAAGCAAATAAAGTGCGCACAGAATTAACTGAATTGGGCTACGAATCTATTTTAGTACCTATAAAGTCTTTAGGAGATATTGTTTTAGATAAACCTTTGTACGAGCTTGGAGTTACAGGCGTTTTTACAAAAAGTTTAGATATTGCAATGTTAAATGGCGATATTGATATTGCTGTACATTCTTTAAAAGATGTACCTACTGCTTTGCCAGAAGGTATAGTGCAAGCAGCCGTTTTAAAACGCGGTAATTATAATGATGTTTTGGTTTTAAAAGGAAACGAAGAGTTTTTTGGACAACCAAATGGAATTATTGCTACAGGAAGTCTGCGAAGAAAAGCCATGTGGTTAAACAGGTATCCTACACACAAAGTAGAAGGTTTAAGAGGTAATGTAAACACACGTTTGCAAAAGTTAGAGGATAGTGAAACTTGGGATGGAGCCATTTTTGCTGCTGCAGGTTTAGAAAGATTAGGGATTAATCCAGAAGGTAAAATAGATCTTTCCTGGATGATTTCTGCTCCTGGTCAAGGTGCTATTATGATAACTGCTTTAGAAAAAAATGATTTTGTTTTAGATGCTTGTGAGCAATTAAACCATCATGAAACCAAAGTTTGTGTGGGTGTAGAACGTGAGTTTTTAAGATTGTTAGAAGGTGGTTGTACTGCTCCAATTGGTGCTTTAGCTTATGTAAATTCAAAAACTGAAGAAGTTAACTTTAAAGCTGTTTTGTTAAGTAAAGATGGTTCTAAGAAAATTAAAGTAGAAAAAACGGCCAAACTTGGTAATCATAAATTTTTAGCAAAAGATTGTGCAGATTATGTAATTAATAGGGGAGGAAAAGAATTAATGTTAGAGGATAATGAAAATCAATCTAAGATCGCTTCAATTTATTCTACAAAGAAACTTTCAGAACTTCAAAAAGAAACTTTATCAGAAGCAATTGGTATAGAAGATAGCGATTTTATTAAAATACGTTTTAATAGAATTCCTGCTAAAGTGATAAAAAACGAAATTGAAAACGTAATTATTACAAGTCAGAATGGTGTAGAAGCAATTTTGAATTCGTTCACGAAAAACGAGTTAAAATTTAAGAACATTTATTGTGTTGGTAGAAGAACTAAAAAGTTAATCGAAACTAAAATAGGGAAAGTAACCAAGGTTGCAAAAAACGCGAAAGCTTTAGCTGAATATCTATCAAAAGAACTAAAAAATAAAGAAGTAACGTATTTCTGTAGTAATTTACGAATGGATATTTTACCAGCGTATTTACAAACGTACAGTATTGCTGTCAATGAAGTGGAGGCTTATAAAACCATGTTAAGTTCAGATGCTTTAAGTGATGAAATTTCTGGAGTTTTGTTTTATAGTCCGTCAGGAATTGAAAGTTATTTACTAGAAAATAATACTAATAAAGTGGCTTTTTGTATTGGTGAAACTACAGCAAAAGAAGCAAGAAAACATTTTAATAAAGTTGAAGTTGCAGACATGCCAAGTGTAGAAAGTGTTTTGGAATTGGTGAACAAATATTTTTCACATCCTAACCTTCCCAAAGGGAAGGAATAGATTGTGGAAAAAATATACTGAAAATCCTGCAAGGTTTCAAAAACCTTGTAGGTATAAAATAAATAAAGAGAATACCTACAAGGTTCAAAACAAACCTTGCAGGATATAAAAGTATTAATTAAACACACAATTTTTAAGAGTGTGCTCCCCTTTGGGGAAACAGGGGCTATAGGGATATTATGAACAGAACAAGAAGATTAAGAAAACACGAAGGAATTAGAAGACTCGTTAAAGAAACAAGACTTTCTGTTGATGATTTTGTGTATCCATTATTTATTGAAGAAGGCGAAAATATAGAAACTGAAATTGTTTCAATGCCAGGAATCAAACGTTTTTCTTTGGATACAATATCTAAAGAATTAGATGAAGTTGTGGCTTTAAAAATCCCAGCAGTGTTGTTATTCGGAATCCCATCAACCAAAGATGATGAAGGTACAGAAACTTGGAATGATGATGGAATTATGCAAAAAGCAGTTCGTTTTATCAAACAAAATTACCCAAGTTTATATGTGATAACAGATGTTTGTTTTTGTGAATATACGTCTCATGGTCATTGTGGAATTATTCATGATAATGATGTTGATAATGATGCAACTTTGGTAAATATTGCCAAGCAAGTAATTTCTCATGCAAAAGCAGGAGTAGATATGGTTGCACCTTCAGGAATGATGGACGGAACTATTGATATGATTCGCCAATCTTTAGATAATACAGGATTTGTGAACTTGCCAATTATGGCATATTCTGTAAAATATGCATCAGCATTTTATGGGCCATTTAGAGATGCTGCAGATTCTGCACCAACTTTTGGAGACA
The DNA window shown above is from Polaribacter sp. Hel_I_88 and carries:
- a CDS encoding class II aldolase/adducin family protein → MSKKTNFIHPRDEITTIIDRIYKRGMTTTSGGNISVIDDNGDIWVTPSAIDKGSLRASDIICVKKDGTIDGKHKPSSEFPFHKAIYEARPDIKSVIHAHPPALVSFSIVRQIPNTNIISQAKQICGPIGYAKYKLPGSNDLGSVIADEFNKGFKAVIMENHGVVLGGSNLTDAYERFETLEFCCRTILYGSQIGKPNYLTDAQIDQFEAQVPAVRPEKKKNKFPANEVEKRLEICKIVKRSCEQGLMISSYGTVSMRWKNNDFLITPTNINRWDLKIEDIVQIKKGKRELGKTPSRATYLHEEIYKNNPEINSIIMTQSPYLMAFAVTGEYLDVRTIPESWIFLQDIHAVKFGTHFKNNVDKKITENCNTALIIENDSIIITGDKLLQTFDYLEVAEFSAKSIVLGNSLGEMVPINDDQVEELRAKFLS
- a CDS encoding alpha-hydroxy acid oxidase; translation: MAIKIDTRYPSIDDLRNKARKKIPKFAFEYLDGGCNEDVNLHRNTSELREVQLKPNYLRNHGGSSTKTKLFGIDYDAPFGIAPVGLQGLMWPNSPEILAKAAFEHNIPFILSTVTTTSIERAAELTEGKAWFQLYHPTEDSLRDDILKRAAAAECPVLVILCDVPSFGHRPRDIRNGLGMPPKMNITNILEAFIHPHWSLQTLKHGIPSFANLKPYMPKGLDLKQLGKFMDQTFSGRLNEEKIKPIRDMWKGKIVLKGVASHYDAEQAIRLGLDGIIVSNHGGRQLDAGESTIKPLKSIAEKYGDQIEVMMDSGIRSGVDVARSLASGAKFTFMGRSFMYGVAALGNKGGDHTISLLKTELQQVMEQICCERVEDFPNHLI
- a CDS encoding cytosine permease, which gives rise to MSQVSIEQSQIEEIAGGEFEREPVPKSKLKGWKSFIGMYAGEHAAGTEFMIGPLFLTAGVSAFDLIVGLLIGNLLAVLSWRFLTAEIAVKNRLTLYFQLEKICGKKLVTGYNLANGILFCFLAGSMITVSATAVGIPFNMPMPKLDDTLPNGMTWIIIVIAIGAVISIIAARGYDTVTKAANWMSPFIVLAFVACGIVALSQLGVDSFSKFWAIWGEGGEPFPGQTKFTFWHVVIWSWFANGAMHIGMSDLSVFRFAKEAKAGWATAAGMYVGHYMAWIAAALLYAVYLKSPEALSFLDNGNAPPVAPGPMAYNAIGVFGIIAVVLAGWTTANPTIYRAGLAFQAILPKLSTAKVTILAGAVATIAGLFPAFAMKLLGFVALYGFILAPFGAIIVFEHFFHKKAGIIKNYAEKANLSFNGSVFLAWAISFGIFYFISVQFNVFLSFVTLPAWILCGVLFLFFSKYLQKK
- a CDS encoding CopD family protein, producing the protein MDFLYVKALHIIFVVTWFAGLFYIPRLFIYQTEAEDKLEPAKSILQTQYKLMSKRLWYIITWPSAILASIFGIWMLIQNPFYLSQPWMLVKIAFVFALYFYHGFCQNIYSKLQRDIIKYSAFKLRIFNEISTIILFAVVFLVTVKSAINWIWGVVGIILFGILMMLGIKLYKRIREKNSWEKTEKEVLKNTESTKEN
- the hemH gene encoding ferrochelatase; translation: MKGVLLVNLGSPASTSTKDVRKYLDEFLMDERVIDAPKWLRTILVRGIILNTRPKKSAKAYKKIWWDEGSPLIVLSERLLDKVQKKTELPVALAMRYGTPSIKMGLQELHDKGVTDVLIVPLYPQHAMATTDTILVLAEELRAEFFPHMKFNHIPAFYHKKDYIKVLGDSIKNHLEGKEWDKILFSYHGIPERHVRKSDITKSHCKPNDSVNFECCKTSSAAHEFCYKHQCYETTKQVVEYLDLQPHQYFVSFQSRLAGDPWLQPYTDKMLEKYPEEGVKKLAVVTPAFVSDCLETLEEIAMEGKEEFLEAGGEAFYAIPCINDNDDWVDVLVNWIEE
- a CDS encoding TrmH family RNA methyltransferase, coding for MKQLSHENVENIQQKFPITIVCDAIRTPENIGMCFRISESFGVEKIYFHENSPSIENRKVINTARNTINQTDHGYYNNFSSLINSLKEEGNTIIGIEITDKSINIQDFNFKNHEKIVLLLGSERNGIENVNLVDYTISIPMYGRNSSMNVIHSLAITLFEVTNQIKAHPNLTKGNK
- a CDS encoding helix-turn-helix transcriptional regulator, with protein sequence MFKNVGESTVDEITLEKGFYVLHFQNESNEILNFEREINSTFIQMHFCLRGNSKFLFNDGSYSFDVLDNRSILLYNPQRVLPINLEIQPKTTLLSILISIEKFHSLFSKESGYIPFLSNENSNKKYYDDAEIKPTVGIVLQQIINSNINSSIRELYVKGKVYELLSLHFQKDETAEGEYCPFLVDEQNVLKIRKAKEIIISRMAEPPSLQELANEIGLNIKKLKEGFKQIYGDTVYSFLFDYKMEHSRRLLETNQYNVNEVGLQVGYSTSSHFIAAFKKKFGTTPKKYVMSLQS
- the hemA gene encoding glutamyl-tRNA reductase — encoded protein: MKELGQEHFYNIGVSYKKADAETRGKFSVSKENQIALLKEAKNKGISGVFIISTCNRTEIFGFANRPCLLIELLCDFSEGTPKEFSSFSHVYQDQQAINHLYRIGTGLDSQILGDYEIVGQLRQAFKLAKKTKTVNAYLERLVNSVLQASKKVKNQTKLSSGTTSVSYAAVQYIIKNIPNYNNKNILVFGLGKMGKHTCKNLSEYTKNKQVTLINRTLEKTTAFVKEHSSIRQAAIENLTEEVAIADVLVVSTGAEKPTITKKHLTENKELLILDLSMPENVAHDVQDYKNISLINVDELSKITDETLAVRLAEVPTAENIIATHKAEFNDWLNHRRFTPAIAALKLSLENIKNDEINFQKKKISGFDEYQAEILTSRLIQKITTQFVKHLKDDNTSVTESIDVIQKVFQS
- the hemC gene encoding hydroxymethylbilane synthase; this translates as MQKIIRIGTRESQLALWQANKVRTELTELGYESILVPIKSLGDIVLDKPLYELGVTGVFTKSLDIAMLNGDIDIAVHSLKDVPTALPEGIVQAAVLKRGNYNDVLVLKGNEEFFGQPNGIIATGSLRRKAMWLNRYPTHKVEGLRGNVNTRLQKLEDSETWDGAIFAAAGLERLGINPEGKIDLSWMISAPGQGAIMITALEKNDFVLDACEQLNHHETKVCVGVEREFLRLLEGGCTAPIGALAYVNSKTEEVNFKAVLLSKDGSKKIKVEKTAKLGNHKFLAKDCADYVINRGGKELMLEDNENQSKIASIYSTKKLSELQKETLSEAIGIEDSDFIKIRFNRIPAKVIKNEIENVIITSQNGVEAILNSFTKNELKFKNIYCVGRRTKKLIETKIGKVTKVAKNAKALAEYLSKELKNKEVTYFCSNLRMDILPAYLQTYSIAVNEVEAYKTMLSSDALSDEISGVLFYSPSGIESYLLENNTNKVAFCIGETTAKEARKHFNKVEVADMPSVESVLELVNKYFSHPNLPKGKE
- the hemB gene encoding porphobilinogen synthase, producing MNRTRRLRKHEGIRRLVKETRLSVDDFVYPLFIEEGENIETEIVSMPGIKRFSLDTISKELDEVVALKIPAVLLFGIPSTKDDEGTETWNDDGIMQKAVRFIKQNYPSLYVITDVCFCEYTSHGHCGIIHDNDVDNDATLVNIAKQVISHAKAGVDMVAPSGMMDGTIDMIRQSLDNTGFVNLPIMAYSVKYASAFYGPFRDAADSAPTFGDRRTYQMDPSNRDEGLREATFDDQEGADILMVKPALSYLDIIRDLKNNFDRPIACYNVSGEYAMVKAAAEKGWIDGEKVMMESLLSMKRAGADIIITYFAKEAAKVLLKR